Below is a window of Quercus robur chromosome 6, dhQueRobu3.1, whole genome shotgun sequence DNA.
tttttttataagataattttattgaaaagagaCTGCTTCATGCAAAATGACATAAATCAGCCTAAgaattacaaacaaaaacagaaaatttagACTTGCTTGACAATCCTGGTGGAGACTTTGCTCTCACCAAGAAGTGGCTAGTTTTTCCCAACACCTAGTACATGTATTGTGAAGAAATCCTTAATCCTAGAGAACGAAAGATTTATAAGCTCAGCTAGCTATGCTTTCAAAACCAATCTTATGTTTCTGTGCTTTTCCTTCAATTATCTAATTTACTAATGTTGTCACAAAATTATATCCTCTTATTTTGAGTGACAGTTTTCTTCTAAAATGGAAGCAAGCACCAAAATATGTAACTAGTTGCCTCTATTGATTTGAACCATTTAGTAAGTTACAAAACACCTGATCCagtaaaacaaagaaatcaTCGTACCTTAAATTGGGTGCTTCATACCCTGCAAAACATCACCAGatgatacaaaaattaaattgtagcTCCAAGGAACATTGTCAAATCTATGTATCACATAAAAAAGCAAATTCCACATTCACACACATATGAATATAAGTGAAAGTTGTGAAATTATAAATTGAATAACAACAAAATCATCCAAACCCAGATggcaaaaaaagtttttttgtttgtttgttttcctttaaatgtttattatcaattaaaaaaactgATCAAAACCCACATctctaaactttttgaattatAGATTCAAGAATTTAACATTTACGTGCATGTTATAGTGAAGAAGGAAACACAAGTAAGATGGGGTGGTACCAAAAACATCGGAAATGAGAAGGATGGCAAGCTTGGAATCTGGAGAGCCAGTGATATAGGTTTGAAGGCCTCCAAATTCTTGGACTGTCCCTGCTCCACAGGTTGAGCTCAGAGTTGGTGGGTTCTCAAAGCACTGAGAGCTTGACATCTTTACAATTTTGAGTGGCAGTGTTGAAGTGTGAAAGTCAGGACTGAGGAGAAAAGTGGAGGGAATCTCAGGTCTTATAGAGAAGACAGCGTCACTGCTTACGTACGTGTAAGGGTAAAAAATAGAAATGTTTGACAATTCTAGTACCAGGCTGTTTACCGGAACTATCTTTACGCGGTAAATTATAACCGATGATCTGtcactttttttatattaacctaccattttttattagttatctttattttatCCTATCAGTGTTGTGTCAAAGTTATGGTATAAAATAATGTAGTCTTAGGTTCTTTTAATGTTTGACACATCCGGAAACACaagcaaaaataatattagtttgGATTTAGTGTTTAGTACAAATGGGATCGTGTCAAAGTGGATTGCATTTGATCCACAATAACcaaattcatataaataatttttatttttatttgactttaattttgagttttaaataatgaattgagttattagaacttaaaagagttttaatggttatattaacaaattcttcattttcggcattttttttttaaataggttGAAATGGGTCTTGGTCGTATCAACTCTATACatgtttattaaaaatgttgaaatAAGTTTGTTTGTATCAACCCAACATGACCTATGTGTTAAGTGTGTTAAATGGATCGTGTTTTTAAACTAGTGGTTGATGGATTTTGACATTACTATTAAATATGCCACATTAAGATTGATCCATGTAGTTAAATACTCATGTCTAGATACAAACACGATCCACTATCATGAAATGAGTGAAGGAAACCTAGGTCATCTCTCAAAAATAGCAATTCATTATTCCAGCCATAATATACTAATATTCCTTCTCTCTCGGTCACGTCATTATGttaccttttgttttgtttttgtttttgctttaatagataaaatagaCTTCATCTTATGACATCCAttctataataatttattattagactaagatacaatttatttattctttgttATTAGATTAAGatactaattggtttttttatgtataaaggATTTGAACCTAAGAAGAGACCTTACTGATGGAAAATGAATCATTATTTTGAAGGTGCCATTTTTTAATCCATTTCATAATAATTGATTCATTCTTGTCATTAGGCAAAGACACAAATTGGTTTTTGTGTATAATAAAGGATCTGAACCTAGAGACATTACTGattgaaaatgaattattattttgaaaccgcaatttttttaatttaatactaTCCCATCAAATCATGAAAACACCTCGAGAAACTGGCTACTTGACTActtcccacacacacacacacacacacacacacacacacacacacacacacacacataaatttCTACTGtcagaacacacacacacacacacacacacatacataaatttCTACTGtcagaacacacacacacacacacacacacacacacacacacacacatacatacataaatttCTACTGtcagaacacacacacacacacacacacacacacacacacacacacatacataaatttCTACTGTcagaaattttaaatattagcACAATGCACATAAATCAGGCTTTTCCTGGCTGTAGCATGAGGTTATGCTACTGTGAATTAAACATTAGACAAGAGTGTGAACAGTCCAAATTAACAATCCTCTAAGTATTAACTCAAATTCAATAGTAGCTTGtgctcaattagtaaagtctctgatggttaaataagagatctaggattTAATCCTCACTGTgtatctctcacaattttctcttGCTTTCAATATTTTTCTCTTCCCTTTTGCTTGCTCTCCCTCACAAAGTTCTTCAAGACTACACTGTCCTCAGTCTCATTCTCTGGGACTTCTCTTACTCACCGGCAGAATGGCCTCCCCTTTTATTTCatcatcttttccttcttttcttcctttcacactCTTGATATCAATTCACAATAAATACATCCCACTTGCCTTGACTTTGCTTCAgccaatttcatttttcttcgaCTCTCCCTTAGGTCGAATAGCCTTAATGCATCAGcccatttcttttctctttttctccttaGCGTGTCCAACACGCCTAAGCCAACCAACCCAATAATCATGTTGACTTTTGTACATGATTAAGAAAAGTTAAGAGTGATGAAAGACAagctcattttttttaataagaaacttGTAACTTTTATAAAAACGAAGATAACATTGCTACATCATGCAGACTCAATCATAGAAAGGTGTTTCCTCTATCCAAGCTCATTAAATGAGCATGTCTATTACAAGTGGGCTGGACCCATGGTGCAGTGCACCCAACAATATTGTGATTCTTCGTATGACATATTTATTGAGAAACTCTAATCTCACGTAGGATCACCATTAAAGCAGATTTTTTGCCTAGAAATGTCCGGTTAGAGAgggaataataaataatattataaagtCTCATACTTTAACAGAAGATATCCTGCTCAAGTGAAGATATAGCCAAATGGCCAAAGAGAGAATTGACCTCTTAATTCagacaattttaattaatattctaAATGGTGCTAGTACAAAATGATATCGTAAGTAAAATAATCAGCCATAAGTAATTATTACCAAATTTCTGAAACAAGGGtgctaatcttttttttttttgataagccaATTATTGCAACAAGTGACAGAGGGGGATTCAAATCTTGGTTCTTTTCACTAGAAAGACCAAACAATACTACTAAAGTACAAGCTTTTAGGTGAAACAAAGACACTAATTTCTGCATATAATACATAGATAATTACCCGTCTTCTAGCCACATTACCTTACGTTATTTCAACCCTCACATTTCTCTTTCATGTATAAACAAATTTTCACTTGACATACTTGGTAAACCAATTTAACATGTCCAAATGGGCCTCTTCAGCACTCTTGACAGCTGACTCATCGTCAACATTGTACCTCACTGTCCATCCATGAGCCACACCAGGATATATCTTCACAAAGCTATCAAACTGAAAGATATAAATAGTAGGAGGTTTAAAAAAGAAGCTGAATTATTGTTAATTTTGATATGCAAAGCAGAAAAATCACTCTTCTTTGTTATAGGAAGAAGAAATAATAACTTTTAGCCAGAAGATTTACTATGCTGGAAGAGATTATGCTCTCTTATCAAGAGAAATGTTTCTGACCATGAATTTCTAGTCATGAAAGAAATTCCAGTATTTTTACCCAGGCTTCATTAAATGCTGGAAATATACTATGATGGAaaattacttcaaaaaaaaaaaaaagacttaaattggaacaaaacattaacatttataaaattcaaaatatcaatGAATGACTTTTTCTTAGGACATACCTCAGATTTTTCTGACAACTTCTTTCCAAATTGTTTCAATTGTTCAGGTGGGGAAGAATGGTCGATCTCAGCTCCCAATATTGAAATAGGAATCTTAACATCTGAAATAATGAACCTGAACATCTAAGACAACATGCTACCTGTAACAAATATTTAGCATGAGCTTGAAAAATGGAAGGCTTACTATTGATTTCATCTTCTGTGATCCGTCCAGGATGCAACAAGACCGCAGCCTGAAGGTCAGTAGAACTTGCTAATTTGACCAATACCATTGCTGAAACACATGCACACAAACTAGATGTTAGCAACTGAAGCACTCCAGGTTTACTGTGccaagaaattttcaaaaaattcaagcATTAAGTTCCTCATCaaagttgaaattgaaatcaCATCACTTACCTCCCCAACAAAAACCTGCAGCCCCTATGGCAGAGAATCCTTTACTCTTCAAAGCTTCAATCACAGGTTTGGCATCTTCAAATCCTTTTTCCtagaaaggaaaatttattcaaattaagCTCAAAGCAGTCAGAATTAGGTCAGTTCAAGTCATACATTACAGATAAAAAGCATTCAATTTCAACTttggctttttaaaaaaaatgcatagatGTGTAATAGTATGTCAATTAGGACATCAAACACAATTTGATATGTGCCCTGCttattttcttgattcttgCACAATTTTTCATATGCCCATCCTGAAGATCGCAACTGAGAAGCAAGAAACTAACTGTGTTGTGAGCTTTCATCCAGGTGTCTTGATCAAATTTAGGGTCACTAAGATCAGTGACAGAGTCACCATGCAAAAAATCAGGAACTACCACAAAGAAGCCAGCTGCTGCAACCTTGTCAGCTAGTTTCCTTCATATAGAAGCAATGCATATTATTAATATCATATAGCTAGGAATAACTGATATTTGAATGCACTTACATCTAGTTTATCTAGAACATAAAAGTAAATTTGGTTGGTGAATAACAAAATTGATGGAACATAAAAAGCTCTAAGACATGGTTGATGGCAGtttggatctatgtgcttagtaaaagttaaaatatgATAAATCATAGTATCTGAAAAACATTTGCTTCCACTAATTTGAACTATTGAGGACTGGATATTATTTGGCTCAAGTTTAGATAATTTATTGCAAATATATTTCATTAACATTTGAAGGACTAAAAAGCAGcataagaaaaatcaaataaatggtGAGGacagaagaaaataaagaagaagaagaaaacattaTATACCCTAGACTAAGTATAGCGTTTCGGACTTGTGACCAGAACACTTCATAATTAGGATGAACTTATGAAAACACTGCATATTTAGGATGCATAGACAATCAACAATTAGAAACAAGTTCACTTTACAAGCCCTTAAAATCTATAATGTGGAAAATGCAGAAAACCCCCTCGCGGTTTGCCTGTAAAACACAAAGACCTCATGAACTTTTATGTTTGACACACAAATCCATGTAATCTTGCTTTAGTGATGATCGTGACTTTTTCCATTACTATTGATGGTAAATAGTATCTGTACCTCACGTGGGCATTTACACACTCTGAAATGAAGGGCAAAAGAGGAGAGTCATTTTTGTTACTATCTCCAACCTCTTTCCAAAGGCTATAATTTCCATGAAATTCAAAGAACTTTAGGTCCCTTTGGCCCTTGGATTGCCTGGTTGTGTTCCATTAGCTAACTAAACATGCCAGAATTTAGGCCAATTACATGTAAATGGCCCAATTTTGGCCTTTATAGCTGTTGGAAAGAGGCATGAAATATTCTTGTCTCTTTTGTCCCCTatttcatatacatatataattgcCCATGCAAGGCACATGTACTATttacctctatttttttttttttttttactgaaaaaggTAGAACAATTTACCTTTAATGATAATGATAAATTGAAACAGTTATACCTAAAACATGACTTCAAGGATGTAATGGGCCACATGTCAAAATTCAGTGATCATGTCTTACGGGCAAACCCCATGAATCCCCTTATGGATACTTgctatttcattttctttcttggaAATCAGAGTTTGAAAGTTTATAAGCTAACCATTGAATTCACTCTCCTTGATATCGTTGTTCTCATAATATTCATCAGCCACAATCTTCACTCAaactaaaaatttcaatcctTCCACGAGCTTCGTGTTTCCCACATTCTTGGACTTGatatcacttattttttattttcttttttctttatttttttcaaattcattaaCAATGATGTTAAGGATTTCATGTTATTATCATTATCCTGCGTGGCTGCATCACATCCTTTAAAAGACTTTCTTAGGCAGGTGAACAAAATTGTTGGATAATGATCTTTGTGAAGTTAACAATATATGTATTGGCAGAAATCAAGGAAAATCTAGGCCGGTCACAATTACTCAGTGTTACCAAATCTGGTCCTAATAAACCACCATTAGTTGGAGCCTCCTAAGGAAGCAATTCCAAAATAATCTCTAAGCAATTACTCAAATCATACCAAAGTTGGTCCTAGTCAACTACCTTTACTATTGGAAAATTCTAAGGAAGCAATCACATAATACTTTCTAAGAATCACTCTTTGTACAATcgattttgaatttaaattctttttgtaTGGAGAATATGTGGTATAATAAAAGGAGATGTAACCTTACTATACTAGCCGAATGAACAAGATAcagtttctactttctactCTCCAAATATTCTCTCTAATGTTTGATTTCTTTGAACATGTACTAGTTTTGTGAAAATTAAGAAGAGAAAACTCTCCGTTCGTCCTTAATCCAATAGAAGGCAAGATTTTATCTCGGAGAATCACTCTTTAtaaatttggttttgaaatttgaaattcgTTTTGTATAGAGATTATGTTGTGTTATAAAAGGAGAGGTAACCTTGCTATACTAGCTTTCTAATCTCCAAATGTTCTCTTTACTGTTTGATTTCTTTCTACATGTActaattttgtgaaaattaagaaaagaagGATCATAGCTGCAAAAAAGCAGATTTCCTTCAAAATCCTTAATCCTAGAGAAGGAAAGATTTATCTCTAAGAGaaccaagggaaaaaaaaatagcagcTCAGCAAGCCGTCCTTTAAAAATCATTTCTATCACCtaagttgtttttcttttgctttaatGATCCAATGTAACTATTGAATGTTGTCACATAACTCTATCCTCTTAGTTTGAGTGACagttttcttttatatgtaACTAGTTGCCTCTATATAGCGCAATTGAAATATTTGATCCagtaaaataaagaaatcatCATACCTGAAATTTGGTGCTTCATAGCCTGCAAAACACCACAAGatgatacataaaaaaaatgaattatagCTCCAAGGAACATAATCAAATTTATGTCTAATAAAGATAGATCATATTCCTTATTTGTAATGCTATACTTTATCTCCAAGAAAACTGAAGaaacccacccccccccccccacccccacacacacacacacattacacaacaacaacaacaaaaggcAAGCCTTTGGTCTCAAATTTTGTTGGGGTTGACTATTGATTATCAACTACTAATCATGGTCAATCACATATTCTTTCTTATCGTTTTATTCTATTCAAAGTCATATTCTTTGTTACTTCATTAACAACGATATCATTCAAACCCAGgtggccaattttttttttaaaaatgtttattGGGAATTATAATCGCTTTGCAAGGAAAGCTTCCACAAAACTAATCAAAACCCaggtccaaaacttttgaattAGAGAATCAAGAATGCAAACATGTACATAAACATCATGTATATAAAACACATAAAGAAACAAAGGAACCCAAGTAAGAGAAAAGAAGATAGGTACCAAAACCATCGGAAAGAAGAAGGATGGCAAGCTTAGAATGAGGAGAGCCAGTGACATAAGTTTGAAGGCCTCCAAACTCTTGGACTGTCCCTGCTCCACAGGTTGAGCTCAAGGTTGGTGCGTTCTGAAAGCACTGAGAGCTCGACATTTTGGTTACAATTGTGATCAGTGGCTGAGTCTGAGCTGCAGCGTCAAAAGTGTTGAAGATTTGGAAGGAAAAGTGGAGAGGGAAGCTGAGGTTTTAAAGAGAAGAAGACATGAATGGAGTAAACGTCACTACTTACGTCAAAGGACGCTTTGGCAAACACGTCACTACTTACGTCAAAGGACGCTTTGGCTTGGTCCGTCTCATCCCTCCaaaaataacaatttgttaTTCCTGCTTATCAAAAAGAAACCATTTATtatgggataattacactttactcaTATGTGGTTTACCTATAATTTAACTTGTCTATTTGTGATTTCAATTTTAACACTTTACCCATCTGTGATTCCTTCCGTTACTAATCCGTAACCTACTTCTGTTAAAATTAAGGATAAATAGGTATTTTTGCTCaatttttatgtctctctcctcccaaaacaaaaagtagcacaaaaatgcaagagaaagaAGATCAAAAAATTTCTCCAGTTGGCCAAAGACGCCACTGAAGCTGAATTAGTTCCTTGTCCCTCCATGAAAATTGGGTTCTAATCTTACAACTTAActctataaaaacccaaaatttgaaatctaaatataaattaaatttcaataataacaaaaactaacacataaattaaatttcaataataacaaaaactaaCACCATGGTAAAAGGACCAGGGGTCCAAAAAAAATCTCTCCAATGCGATTCTGGGGCTGGTCGTAGAAATCGATGCCCCAATTGAGAGGCTGTTGTGATTCATCAGAAGAAGAAGGGCAACGGACATTGAAATGAGTGAAGGCATCGTTGTAGGCCTGGCGGTGCAAGTGCTTGAACTTGAGGATCATGCCGTCGCAATCGAATACCAAAGCTTGTAGAGAAGCCGAAGCCGAAACTGAGAGCTGTTTCTTGGAGGAGCTGAGAGATTTTGATCTGAAGGTTCGAAAGAGCCAAAAAGTAGTGACTAAAGCTGAATCAGTTCCTTGTCCCTCCATGAAAATTGGGTTCTAATCTTATAGCTTAATGATTTTTCGAAGATGTTTCATTAAGTCAGTGATCTTGTATAGgttgatctgggtttttttttttttttggggagtatgttcttcatgttcaagatttgtgtgaatggagagagagacaaataccactttttgatctttttttctcttgcatttttgtgctattttttgttttgggaggagagagacataaaactTGAGCAAAAATACCTctttacccttaattttaacAGAGATGGGTTACGGATTAATAATGGAGAGAATCACAGgcgggtaaagtgtcaaaattgaaaccacgGATAGACAAGtcaaattagaggcaaaccacaggtgggtaaagtgtaattatctcATTTATTATTCTAGGCTTAATATACTACTAATATATTCCTTCTCTACAGATCAAACCTTTTTTTAACCCATTATATATCAAAGCTATATAGACACTACAAATTTGATACCTTCTAaaagcatttgcagcagtgtagctaaatagctatattgctattttagctacaccaaaacacaaaaaagagggctgcagcagtggagttatacttaaaaatttttacctttttgctacagtgcacatcaataaatagatgtgcactgtagctgaaagctaaaaagaaaattaattttttattctgtgttcacactactttttttattttttattctttcattctCCTTTCTCCGTCTCTCTCTCCTCACTGCCTCtccatctcttctttcttcctccaaaCCCTTCTTTCTTCCtgtagtgggcctttttggTTATATTGGACTGGGCTGCCTCCTGTGGTACTGGGCCCAAatattctgagtaagggagttgagaccggtccaactgcaactcaatttggtccgacttgtgcgcaaactatgcCTCGTTCGCCAAGAGTGTGCTTACGGCGGGCAAAGCTGTTTTAGATGCGTCGTGGCAAAcagatatgataataataagataaaaGAAAGTACTTTGACTTCTTAATTAAAGTGAAAAGATAATCCCTAATCAAGAAAAGATAATCACagtttaataataattacttttaTAAAGAAAGTAAGGGAATAAATGGGTAGTCTATGGGTTaatcaaaagaataaagaaatcaGATTAAATCTGATCCGCAGGATTAAAACAAGAGAGGGAAGAACGTCTcttctcaaagtgaataatctcCCAAGGAAATCCTACTatggaaattaataactttaaGGGAAAATGACCTGAATGGTTGGTGCATAAGGGAACTCTTTGTTTCT
It encodes the following:
- the LOC126689279 gene encoding endo-1,3;1,4-beta-D-glucanase-like isoform X2, which produces MSSSQCFQNAPTLSSTCGAGTVQEFGGLQTYVTGSPHSKLAILLLSDGFGYEAPNFRKLADKVAAAGFFVVVPDFLHGDSVTDLSDPKFDQDTWMKAHNTEKGFEDAKPVIEALKSKGFSAIGAAGFCWGAMVLVKLASSTDLQAAVLLHPGRITEDEINNVKIPISILGAEIDHSSPPEQLKQFGKKLSEKSEFDSFVKIYPGVAHGWTVRYNVDDESAVKSAEEAHLDMLNWFTKYVK
- the LOC126689279 gene encoding endo-1,3;1,4-beta-D-glucanase-like isoform X1, with protein sequence MSSSQCFQNAPTLSSTCGAGTVQEFGGLQTYVTGSPHSKLAILLLSDGFGYEAPNFRKLADKVAAAGFFVVVPDFLHGDSVTDLSDPKFDQDTWMKAHNTEKGFEDAKPVIEALKSKGFSAIGAAGFCWGAMVLVKLASSTDLQAAVLLHPGRITEDEINNVKIPISILGAEIDHSSPPEQLKQFGKKLSEKSEFDSFVKIYPGVAHGWTVRYNVDDESAVKSAEEAHLDMLNWFTKYVK